The stretch of DNA TGTGAAATTCTTGATATTCAGGAGGAGATTTGGAATTTGGAACTTAATTAGTGGCTAAATTCCAAGGCCTAAATATTTCCACTTCGTTATGGGTGTGGTTGCTGTCTCACTCTGATTAaaggataaaagaaaaaagttgtatGGATTTATTTCTCCATACGGCCTCTTTTCTTTTTATACTCCCTGTAATATGGATTCTCAAATTTTGTGATCATGAGGATTCCACACATGTAATATTTTGTTTgaagcacttttttttaaatagaagataTAGccagtgtgtgtgtattgtaCTCTCTTTATCAGGAAAATATCAGTTAATAGGGAAAGAGATCTCCTTTACCTGTCTTCCAGTGGGACTTGATCCATGCCTGTGGCAATTGTTATAACTGGCATCATAGATATGGTACTTTAGCTATTGGAAACTTTTATAACAAACCCTGAATCAGTCAAAACTTGCCCTGTTCTGGTTTGCATTATGCACCTGGCACTGAGAACAGGTTCCACCTAGGGCCAATGTCTAGTTCCACCAGGAAGTTAGGGGAAACCCAGAAACTCTTTGGAGCTGATCCCAAACACAGTGAAACTGGTAGTTTCTgttgagttttgctttgagtttttgGTTTGGTTCAAACCCAACACAAATAAAACCCATGGAACTTAAGTTTCTCACAAATCCTTTGCGTGTGCACACACTCTGGGTGCAATGCTGGCCCTATTCAGGTCGGAGGGAGTTTTGCTGCTGATGTCTGTAGAACAAGGATCTAGCCCTTTGTGTGCAAGGTGCTAATAAGATCTGCACAAGATTTCAGCCGCACCAAAGGGTGGGTTATTGTGGGGGTATTTTATGCCTGGGAGTGGACGTGACCTGTAATGCTGCTGTTGCCAAGATTCACAAACTCTGCAGCCACAGAGAGCTGGTGAGAGGGTATCTAGTTACACCTGTTGGCTGGCTCCAACCTGCAGCTCATCCAGATTTTCAGCTTGAGGGGCACTAAAGGGCTCACTGACACCTTTTTAAATATCCTGTTCAATATCCAGAGAAGCTGAGATGAAGGGAGAGTGCAGTGCCGCTTCTCCTCCATTTCCTCTGAGGTGGTTGTAACTTGAGACCCTGTTCCACTGGCTCCCCGTCTCCTTGGACACCAGCGGCTGCAGGAACTAACTTGTACCAAACACACAGCAGCTAGCCGCTAGCCTCCTGCTCCAGGCTATGAGGGGTCTGCTGACCACAAGGGACCAGCACTGCTGGAAGGAGTTGATTGAGAAAGAGGCTTTCAGCAGGGTCAGCTGGAAGGTGAAGTATGGGCACAAGTTCCCCACGCTAGAGTCCTGCAGTGGCCCCAGGAGGAAATGTATTCTACCTGCTATTTGCCCTCCCAAGGAGCAGGAGGAGAGGCTCAGTCCCCCTAGGACCCAGGAGGAGGGAACTGGCTTTaagaagcagggggaggggataagCCTCCCCAGGAAGCAGGAGGATAAGGATCAGGAGCCCCTTCTTAAGGAAATGAGACCTGCCACCCCCAAGACCAAGCATCTGCTGTACCAGGGCATCTCCCAGGAAGGCCAAGGAAGGCACCTGTATCTGCAGGAGAGAAAGCTGAAGAATCCTGAGGAGAAATTCCACTATCCAGTCCTGTCATCCTGGGAGTATGGCTGGCGCTTAGGTAAGGCGGAAGGCTGCTGAAAGAATGATTGTTTGGGATGGAAATCTAACATTAGCTAATGTTCTTCAATCCCTTTCTTCTCTGtctaccccaactccctgcttcTTGGATCCAGCGGGAACACAAACCACAAAAGTAGAGTTAATCCAAAATGTTTCCCTCTAGTTACCAGCTGATctctctggccctgattcagcaagtgcctacacatgtgtttaactttactcaCTTGAGTCATCCAATGGATGTCAATGGGCCTGCTCATgagagtaaagttaagcatgtttctACTGCCAGGACATAATTTTCTACACCTCCTCTTCACTTGACCCCAGTCTCTAACCAGCTGGGgtttgtatatttaatttttttttaagacaggtTGTTCAGTGTGTGGTGTGCTGAAAAATGTAGCAGAACATCAATTCTTCTATGCAGAGAGTAGGATACAAGAGGAAGCAACTTATCAGGAAAGGAGGGGGCTTGGTCTGGACCCGTTCTGTTCCTGGCTAAAATCCCAGCCAGCAACAAACCCAGGGGGCAATCTGCCAAGGGCCTCAGTACAGACTGGTCTTTTTCTGTCACTGGTGGAATGCATGGGTGCATTTTGCACGTTACATTTTAAAAGTATCTGATGAAAGCTTACCAAAGCGTGGGTCATTCAGAGTCAAGTGGCTCACTCTTATTAACATACCGAGTTGCGATCTTACAGGGGATCCAAATAGGGCATAATGCAACCAGTACACTATAGGTGGGGTGTTGTGAACACCTCCTGTGAagtattgatttcattggagttgAGGGTACTCCgtgctttgcaggactgggcccaatatGCTGAACAAACTGTCACTTTCAGCTTTACCTCAGCCCTTTCATAATATCAGTGTAATTATCAGAGCAACAAGGTGGGCAagatattatcttttattggaccaacttctgttggcggccgagacaagctttcaaacttacacagagctcttcttcaggtctggggaaagtaGTCCGAATACTCCGACTccgagtacatttcccagacctgaagaagagctctgtgtggctcgaaagcttgtctctctcattgacagaagttggtccaataaaaggtattacctcccctgcttgtctctctaatatcccatgactgacactgctacaacaacactgcatacaatagtGTAATTGTCAGACTGTTTAAGACATAAAAGCTAATCAAATGCGCTTATTTTTCAGGAGACGTTATTACTGAAATCAAGGCTCCAATTCATGTCAGGTCTGGAATTGTAAAGGATACTTTCTACATCAGAAATGGAGTCTTCCATCATCCATCAAAAAGTGACAAGCTGTCGTGAGCTTTGGTGTTTGTTACATACATTAGAAATGCAAAACTCCATGCTGTTGCCTAGTATGACTGGTTTTATGTCAGATCTGCAACCTCTGTAATTATTTCCCTCTTTAATTGTTTCTGTGGGAGACAAGTTTAAGGTTTTGAATTCAGAACCTGCTCTATTCTCTGTATAGTTTTAACTTTCTAATGTATTCATTTGaaactaattttgttttattttcaggcTGTCTTCTGGGTTTAAATGCACCTGCAACATAGACCACGTAACTTTATTACTGTAATAAGGTAGAAAACCTTGGAGTTTTCACTTTGTTTCCTTGTCTAGGCTATCATATTAAAAAATTTAAAGAACCTGTCTACAGATGAACAATCATAGTTCCACAGTGACTAGGGCAGAACTAAACAACATGaaaccaagtgaaataaaatccGTTCAGTGAAAGGGATAATAAATTTCTAGGTAGTAATATGTCTAAAAGATCATTcgtttaaatattttgtttcattttatataGCATCTAATATCCCCACAAATAACCTTAGCATTTGACTGAAATTTGATAGTAGCAGGAAGTCTTTTAATTGTTTCCAGGCTTATACATTACTCGAGAAACGAATATTGTGGAATCCCTTATGCTGAGCATGTTCTAAAACAAAGCAGCACTTCGCCTCAGACACCTGTGTACTTTAGTGGTATAAGCACAGACATGGGAGCCAGGAACACAAGTTCTACTGTTTGCTCTGGTACTGATTGTGTCTCTGACTTTGGGTAAGTCATgcaacctctctgcctcagtctttCTTCCCTGTGATATGGGGGAAGTTCTTTACCTACGTacattgggggttggggggatgcATGTTAATCAATGCTCTTAAAAGCACTTGAAAAATGAAAAGTAGTTAATGATCTTTTGTCTTCAGAATCATCCAGTCTCAAAGGCCTTTGTTCTTTACCCAGTTTTTCTCTGTAGTTTAGTTAACTTATTTtaccaccttcacctggtttcCAATTTCAGTCCCTAAGCTAACCTTTAGCAACTAGTTTACAggtcttcccttctcccccagggaGAAAACCACAAGAGGGGCCAGGGAACTTGAGGGCTGCACAGTAGAAGATGCGGCGAGGCACCGTGATAATTAATGCTGCTTCTGGTTGCATTAACTCGACTGGATTTGTGCTCAGAAATCTTGAGATCAGCCAGGGAAGTCGCACATGGCTTCTAACCCCCTGCTCCATATCTAGCTCCTCCCACACCTGGCCCCACTGCCCAAATTCACCAAGCGCCAGGGGCGCTCAGAGGCAAGGATAAGTCTATAAAGCTGGTATCCCAAACCCCACACATGTTCACACTCCTCCTGTACCCATCCTAGCCAGGTTTACTAGAGCTGGGTCACTTCTCCTCCTGGAGGCAGATTGAACAATCCAGTCCCAAGAAATTTCAGTCCATATTACTGGCTGCATGGAATGTTGTTTTACAATGTACTTAGTGACGATCACTATGTTGTGAGTCTGAACAGAGTCTGAGGGGGATGGCACATTAGGCCGTGCTAGTATGGCCCAGCTGTTGCAGGGTCTTCATCTCTCTGCATCTGCTTTCTTTAAGAACATATCTGCTGGTCGTACTAAATCTCGGAAGATGAGGCTAAAACCTGAAGTCAAAAACTATATTTAACACTGCAAAGTAGCTGAAGAACCTCTGAGAGCCTGGTAACTTGGGTAAAGGAGAACAGCAAATAATATTCTACAAGAAATAGTGTAGAGCAGTTGTTATCCTGGGAGCCCCCGTGTGGAATGTGGAATTCAGCAGCTAACTCAAATATGTCCATGTCTCTAGAAAAAGTTCATTGGTACAACAGCCTTGAAATGTTCAACTACCTGATTCCTATTagtaaatctttattttttaaagaatttccCTTATATTATGGCAACTCGGAAATACGAAGGCACCTTTAACAAGCATTCATTAATATGTTCTGTGAAGTTTTCTGTTCCAAGGAAAAAGTATGACTTTTCCAAGTTTTCCTGGCATTGCACATGCATTCCTGGTACTaataggggaaaaaacccacctcaGCATTCTTTCGGTTgttcattaaaatgccagtgtTTCAGTACTGGTACCTCCTTGAGAGTCAGAGGAAGTAGAATGACTTGCCAAACTAATTTTTCATCATAAGTCCACACTAACAATTAATAATCAATAGGactcttactttaaaaaattatCAAAATAGTGCTGTTGCATTACAGCATCCGTTTCTTGCCAAACATCCACTTTGTGTTGCTTCCCAAAGATCCTTTAGGAACAGgcctttaaatttcattttggaatttgTCAGCTTTGTATTGttgatttatttaattaaattgtgCATTCATATTTGTATGTATTGAACtgtatcaattttttttaaagctagcaCTGTCACTAAATCTATTTCTACAAGGATTTAACACTCATTTCACTCTAATTTTGCTAGGATTTAAACTTCATATTTTTCATAACAAATAGCCTAATGTAtctgatatttttttaattaaaaggaaaagtgTCTGTATGAGAGTGTCATACAGAATTTGTGTTTGGCAGTTCTGTGCCATCATTTAGCTACTCCTTTGTAAGGCCctagttctgcaaatacttacatGTGCTGAGCTTGAAGCAGGTGAGCAatcccgttgatttcaatggagttaaagttaagcatgtgcataagtgtttataGGATCAGGGGCTATAGCTGACAAAGTATAGCCTATTATTATTATCTTTTGTGTATAGGTTCACTGAAAATTGTGGTTGGTAAGATGATTGAATGGGCAAAAGGGGGGTTTCACAGGCCAATATTTATATAGTATGTCACCATTAAATACATGTTTGTGACTCCATTGGTGATATGTAAATTCCTCTTAATACATCCGTATCCTGCCTGACCTATAAAATACAGTGCATACATTTAAAATTGAACCTGTAACCTCTATATTTACAATTATACTTTATGTATAAGGCCCTTAATGGTGATTTTATTGTCATCATGGAAATTAAAAGCAGGCTAGTGCCTGGAAAGGAAATCCATAGCTGCATAATAAATAACAAAAGTGTTGTTGTATTAATTAACCCTTTAGAAGTCATAACTTGATAGGATGTGCTAAATAAGACATTAGTGTTCAGCAGTAAGAACTCCAAATCAAAGCCCACATGTTTAAAGAGAAGTTGGATATAGAtttgggaggggggtgggtgggaggtagGGATGGTTTGCTAGGACTTGTGCAGTAGCATAATTACATCCATCTTTCATAATGTTTACATTCTAAATACCAAATTCCCAAGATCGGACTGGAACTCTCTGAAAACCCCATGGAGAAGTCAGGAAATACTTCCAAGTTCTCTTTCCAGAACTTCCTCTGGATTTTTCTGCTGGTGAGTGATGCTGCTTGTTGAAGCAGGGGATTTGACTCTAGAAGAATCCGATCTTGAGATATCGACAAGGAGGTCGGGACTATCTGAATTGAGGCCCTGTGCCATCACCCTGCATAGCTCCAGTGTAAACATGTGCACAGAGCTTCATGTGCTGGCTTCTGCCTGTCTCAGAATCCCCTTGAGGAGGCTTCCACAGCTCCCGGAAGTCCCTCGACAGTGAATACAGATGAAGGTCAGTCTGGATATGCTCCTGAGCTCTCCAGCCCCACTGAGGGTTTCTAGTCCTAAGGTGGCAGCTTGTGTGAGTCTCTCTGCATGGAGCTGCGTTTCCCAGGTAATGCACTAGCATGATGCACTATTTGGGGTTCACAACCCTGTAGGGGAAATGTGCTCAAAACcatttaatgggggggggggggcgctttaaATGCTGCTGAGAATATTTCAGTCAatagggttgttgttgttttgttttaaacaaaaccctTTAATGATTGGTTATGGTTAATGTATTTGTTGTCCAAGTAGACAGTGTTAAGTCAGCACTGTTCTCTAGTTAAGTTTGGATTACTGTTTTTATTTGAGTTGTTTTACTGATGGTGAAAGCCTGACCCCcaggaaatcagtgggaattttccaTTCACTCCACTGGGGCCCAGATTTTACCcagaatttattttctttgggTAATGTGGATTTCTGCCATTGCTCATCAACTAAATTACTCTGGTATTTTGATTCAACTAACAATGTAGCATGCTAAAAGTGATTCTAATCTTAATACACTCAGCAGCTATACACCATCATGGCTAGTGTATATTTCTGCAAATTGTTTCCTGTCTCACACTGAGGGGGTTGCCATCTTAAGAACCTTTGATTCACAGCTTTATTTCCTAGCTAAGCACTCCATGGGCAATAAGAAAATAGGGCAGGAGCAAAAAATGCACCATCTTTGGTTCTAATACTCATTTATAGCCTTTGTGGGGCTAGGGATGCTTCAGGGGATTAGCTGACCTATTGAAGTATTGAACCTCCATCTTGCATATAATCTATGTAAAATGTAGACAACGTTCCTGATGTTCATACAAAGAAGCATCTGGTGCCATAGTTGCACACCACCTGAAAATGATATTTCAGATTAATAATaacaatttgttttccttttgtgtgGTCAATTTTTATGCTGTTCTTTTATAGGAAATGTGTGCTCTAGCCAAAGAGACTCCACAGCTCCAATCTGCTGAAAATGTTATAGAAATTTACCGAAGTTCCAAAATAGACATTTGCAACAGTGCCACCAGGGGGTGCCCTAGTAATACATATTACACAAATCTAAATATGTGTGTTGTGTGTAAAACAAACATGCCTGAGGAAGAAACTTGCAAAGCCTGGACAGATGGTTTATTTACAGAGAGATTATGAAAACACTAACTGCATACAGATTATGtagaggaaaaaaatataaatgattctttgtaaataaagccAGGGAAATAACTAGCGACTTCCTCTTTTGTCTTCTTATTTTTCATTAGCTTGGTGAATGGAGAAAGAGTAGAGGGTACTAATGCTGCATGACGAGAAAACCAGAATAAACTTCTGCACATCAGCATGTACTTTACTGTTTCAATACTGTATCAGCATTGTACAGGAGAAATCTGCAATATGGACCATCAAGGGCTGTAGAAAGATTAATTCCTATTTTCAGACCTACTCACTGAAGCCCTGATTCTGTAAAGCAGTTATGCgtgtgcttcactttaagcatgtgagtaatctcatTCATGTTGTTTAGCAAAGCATGTGTttattaactttaagcatatgaagtTAATGTAAGTGCTTGCGTGCCTTGTTGAACAGGGATGAATTTGCTTGTGTACTTAAAGTTCAGCACAAGGTTGAGTGTCTTGCAGATTTGGGAACACAGCAAAAGCAGTTTGCATGCACCTTAGCTGTGGCCCAGCTCAAACTAATGAGCCATGTTCCGTAGTGCTATTGAGCTGCCAGGCATATCATAAATACGAGTCTCGTTATGAGTTGACTGAGCTCTACCAGGCTGATAAATGCGATCAATCAAATTCAGATTTAATTGTTGTTAGTTACATTCTAAACCAGCTCTGCAATTACCTTCATAGAGAAGAGGGAATGGTGAAATGTAGACATGGCTAGATCAACTGCCCCTCTTTAAAACAGACACGGGGACCAGGGCAGACACTGTCAGTGATTTTCTGCTTCTACATTTTCTCATTGTCATTGGCTGTGCTGTGCAATATCAAAAGAGCACCTTTGTTCTGCTGTTTAATGAACTGGTAGTGACGGCAGGCATCAGCCAAAAGCCATTCAAATTCAGCAGAGACTCTTATTGGcatcaataggctttggattagACCTCTAAGGCCTGCTTCTGGTGAGGTTCTTTCATCTCCTGTTTGGGGGAGAGGTTGTAAGTGTTGATATGGTAGAACGTACTCcattttatgcagtgttgttgtagccgtgttggtcctgggatattagagagacaagatggttgAGTTAagaccttttattggaccaacttctgttttcCTATGCTAGAGTCTTTATATATAACAGGAAACTGTATAAATTGACGTCCAGGTTGTTGCCTCCTGATCTGTGCACCAAGGAGACTCTGCATATGGACCTGATCCCACCCCCCCATGAAGAGATCAGGGCAGGTGCTGCTGCAACAGCATCTCTTCCAGGATCTGCTTGGGGTAGTGGATGGGAGTGGAAAGGCATGGGGCTGGTAGTAAGCTGCCCACATTGGTTGGTGCTGTGAAAACCTGCTCTGCCCCCAAATGGCCCTGCAGAGATTAGCCTGGGGTTATATTGCCTTGTCTTcatagattccgaggccagaaggCACCTTTGTGATCTGCTAgtttgaccttctgcataacacaggccataggacttctctGAAATAATTCCTATATGAGCTAGAacatatcttctagaaaaacgCCGAAGTCTGATGTTACCTTTTCTGGAGGGGCTTCTCCGTGCTTCCCCCTAAGAGGGGTCTCCTAGAGGCAACTGGGGACAGTGGAGGTCCTGATGGTGTGGTTTCATTGGAACTGCATTtccagggagcaggaggaggctcTAGAGCTGGTACAGAGAGACAAGGCTTCCATGCCTAAGCATACTTTGGGATCTACATAGCTTGGGGGCAGGCTTGCAATCCATTCAGCCAGGGGAAAAGCAGGTCCCTCTCACTGATGGGATCATGTGGGGGAAAGTTCACAAGGGAATCCTTGAAAAGCTTTCCTCATCCCCAAATCCTCTGGGCATTCCCTCAGGAGGGGGCAATATAGCCCTGTATTCTTACTGTATTCAAGCCAATAGGAGCTGAGAGCCCTTACCCTCTCATGTGACTGGGCCCTTACAAAAGGTAACGGACACATAGCTAGATAAAGTGTTGAGTGGCCATGCTGGAATGAGGACAGACCATGCTCCTGGGAAAGGGATGGGGCCCTGGAAGGTGAATGGAGGGAAAACGCTAGCTCATTTTAAGTGTCAAGATATACTTTCCCGAGTCTGAAAGCAGATTGTTTTGATGGGACTGGATATTGTACCACTCCAGTCTCACACCTGGAATGAGGCAGCTCTACAGGAATCCCTCCTCTGTTAATATAATGTATGCTATCCAAACTCCAGCAGTAGTCCCATTGGAGACACTAGGAAATAACCTCATTGCAGACCATGGGAGTTTTTCCAGAGTCACAATTGCAGCACTGGGCTTTTAattttttctaataaaattttatttGCACTTTGTTCTTGCTCTGTTAGGATTGTTGCAGTGAAAACATAGATTTTTAGCTTCAGAAATGCCTTTGTTTTTCGCTCAGCCATAATATTGGTCCTGGCCTGCCGAGGAGCAAGCCTCGGGGGGCCATTTTTGAAGCTATGAAAGTTTCATTTTCTAGTGCAAAAATCCTGTTCGCTCATAAACAAAGCGCAAGCGGCCTCATGCAGCTAAAAAGCTGATGAAGCCCAAGAGAAACGTATTTTGTCTACAGAATAAATCAAGAATGCTGCAagcttttaaatttttaaaagctgctttttggggagaaaaaatagATATTCCTCCCCCTGGTGAGGAAAGTGATGTAGTACACAAAAAGTTAAGCATATTAAGATACATTTTCTGTTAAATTTAAAGAGTACAACACAGGAAAACTGATGTCCTATTCTATAGACCTATTGAAAGGTCTCATAATATTACAAACCACTCAAACTTTGAATGCCTACTTTGCTGTCTCCCCAACCCCAGCTGATTATTATGAATCTGGGTAATATATCTTCTCGGAGCTCTGCAACAAAACTACATCCCATCCCATCATGAACCATCTGCATGACAACTGTTTGAACATGAACATTTCTCTACAATTGCTAGAAGCTCCTCTAGACAATTGTATCTAAAAAGCGAAGTCGGGTGTCTTCATGTTTGACGCCAGGGGTGGctctgttttttgctgccccaagcatggcagtcaggcggccttcggcggcgtcTCTGAGGGTGATCtgcccgccaccgaattgctgccgaagctgcgggaccggcggacctcccgcaggcacgccgccgaaggctgcttgaatgccgccccccgcggcttgccgccccaggcacgcgcttgctgcgctggtgcctggagctgcccctgtctGATGCCTGAATATTTATGGCAATTCGTAttgtctttctcctcccccccctccatatTTTGCATCAAGGATTATATTCATGTTTACAGCTGAAGACAAAGCATATAAAACACCTCAGTAAAATACAATGATATTTTTGAGAGTACATTTGTCATTGCAGATGGCCATTTTTGTTATCTCTGAGTGATACTTATTTCTGTGTACATTACTTCTTTCTGAAAGCCACAAAGGAAATAGATAATGCACAATAAGTCGTGAGGTCCGGATGTTATGATTGTTTTTGTAGAGTAACCTTTAAATGAAACATAACTGGTACCAGATAGTGGCATTTAATAAAacttaaaatgtaaataattGTTCTAAATCTGGCTTTATTTTGTCTTTAGTGCAATATaactaccaaattcatggcc from Emys orbicularis isolate rEmyOrb1 chromosome 7, rEmyOrb1.hap1, whole genome shotgun sequence encodes:
- the LOC135880865 gene encoding protein SPMIP1, which translates into the protein MRGLLTTRDQHCWKELIEKEAFSRVSWKVKYGHKFPTLESCSGPRRKCILPAICPPKEQEERLSPPRTQEEGTGFKKQGEGISLPRKQEDKDQEPLLKEMRPATPKTKHLLYQGISQEGQGRHLYLQERKLKNPEEKFHYPVLSSWEYGWRLGDVITEIKAPIHVRSGIVKDTFYIRNGVFHHPSKSDKLS